A stretch of DNA from Calditrichota bacterium:
CTTGCGCGTGCCGTCCTCCAAGGTGGCGCGGACGATGAGCTTGGTGGGATGGGGCTCCACGTCCGCATAGATCCCCTGATTGGTGCCGGTAATCAGGGTGTACCCTTTTTCTATGGCCGCGTTGATGCGGCGATAGCCTCCTGCCCAATCGCTGTGTTCGCCGAACAGGCAAATGCGTCCCGGTACAAAGATGCGCATCGCAGTGAGCTCCTTCCTTTCAGTTCACCTCTGTCCGAGTTAGCAGTGAGCAGACTATTCGCAATCGAAGCGGTAGGAGCCGCTACCCACCTGCAGCACCAGTCGGTCCTGCTCTATCCGCGCCATCGCCACACCCTCTGGCAGACGAGGAGAGAGTTTGCCTTTCCGCAGCACGGCCTTCCCGCCTTCGAGGACGGAGGGATGCTGGCTCAGGAGGGGGAGATGAACCTCGGCCTCGGCTCCAACCGGGATGCGCACGCTCACGGTCACGCCCTGATCGCGACGCTCCCAGGCAACCTCAACTGTGCCAAGGACGGTCCGTACCCGGCCCGCGGCGAAAGAAAGGCCGCTGAAGAGGTGTGGCTTGACCACGACCTTCTTCCACCCGGGGGCGGCACAGCGTATGCCGGCGATTGCCCGATAGAACCAGGCGTCCACACTGCCGAACATGATGTGGTTTTGCGAATTCATCCCGCGGTTGGTGAGCTTCTCCCATCGCTCCCACAAGGTCGTTGCTCCCTCGCGCACCATGTAGCCCCAGCTTGGGTAGCTGTCCTGGGAAGCGAGGGTGTAGGCGAGCTCCGCATGGCCGTTGTCGGTGAGCACGTCGAGCACGTAGCAGGTGCCCAGGATTCCGGTATCCAGGTGACTGTCGTGCTCGGTGACGATGCTGTGCACCAGCTTTTCTATGACCGCGGCCTTCTTTTCTGCTGGCACCATGTCGAGAAACAAGGGCAAAACATTGGACGTCTGATTGGGCAGCTTGTCGATAGGGCTGAGCCTCTTGGCCCGGTACTGGTCTTCCTCCAAGAACTCGCTGTTGAACGCCTCTCGCACCTTCTGGGCAAGCCCATTGTACTGCGCCGCCTCTTCTGCTTTCCCCAAAACTTCGGCCATTCTTGCCAACAAGACGACGTCGTAGTAGTAGTACCAGGTAGAAGTGAGATCAAGGCCGGTCTTTTTGGGGAAGATGCTCCCCGGCGGGCACCAGTCGCCGTACTTGCCCATGGAGCGGATGATGTGCCCGTCGGCATTGCCGCGAAGGAACTCCACGTACCTTTTCAGCGCCTCGTAGTGAGTCTCCAGAACCCGTTGGTCGCCGTAGTAATGGAACAGGTACCATGCGATGATATTGTACGCCGAGCCCCACGCCGGGTCTGCAGGGTAGGCGAGCGGCAGGTACGGCGGCACAATGTCCGGCACGCCGCCGTCTTCTTGCTGCGCCAACTGGATGTTGCGCAGGAAGTTGGTGTAGAAGGCAGCCATGTCGAAATTCAGAATAGCTTCTTCGGCGGAGAGGTGCGCATCGCCCATCCAGCCGTGCCGCTCATCACGCTGCGGACAGTCCGTCGGGATGCTCATCAGGTTGGAGCGCTGCCCCCACAGGACATTGCGGTGGATCTGGTTGAGCAGTTCGTTGGAACAATGGAACTCGCCGGTGGGCGCCACGTCAGAGTGGACCACCCGTGCTTCCACATCCTCCAGCGTCGGCACACCCGGGAAACCGGTCAGTTCGACATACCGAAAGCCATGGTAGGTGAAGCGAGGCTCATAGTACTCCACGCCATTGCCGCTGAGCACGTACACATCGGTGGCTTCGGCGTTCTGGTTCGGGGCAGTGTTGATCTGTCCCTCCTGGGTCACCAACTCTGCGTAGCGCATGCGCACCTCGGTGCCCCGCGGGCCGCGCACGCGCAAGCGCGCCCACCCGGTAAAGTTTTGCCCAAAATCGTACACATAGACGCCGGCCGCCGGACTCCACAAGGCGCAAGCGCTACGCGTCCCTGTGACGCGGATGGGCGGCATCATCTGCGCTGCCAAGGGTGGGCCGTCCACGGCTACGGCCGCCTCCCAGGCACTATCGTCAAAGCCGGGGGCGTCCCAGCCGGGCATTTCCAAGCGCGCATCGTACCGTTCGCCGTGGTAGATGCCATCCTCCATCAGAGGCCCGTAGCCGACCTTCCAGGAGGGGTCGCTGACAATGACCACCTCGCTGCCATCTTCCAGCCAGATGTGCGCCTGGAGGATGAGGCGCGGATGGCCAAACCCAAAGGCCTTGATGTGTCGCCCGTTGCCCAGGATGACGGCCAGCGCGTTCTCAGCGCCGAGCATGTCGGTCACATCGTAAGTGGAATAGAGGGCTATCTTGTGAAAGTCGGTTTGGGGCGGATCAAGCACCCGGTCACCCACCTTTTTGCCGTTGAGGCGCAGCTCGTAGTAACCGAGTCCGCACACGTAGATGCGCGCCTGGCGCACCTGCGCGGGCAGCCGGAATTCTTTGCGAAGGTAGACCGGTCGCGCGTGGACGCCGGCGCTTAGCTCCTTGCCGAAGAGCAGGGGAAGCTTGGTTTGGAA
This window harbors:
- a CDS encoding family 78 glycoside hydrolase catalytic domain; the encoded protein is MKPIAPLDLRFEYLCNPIGIDVQRPRFSWVVEPVRRGQRQLAYQLIVSSEAAHVERGIGDVWDTGRVDSAQTCHVVYQGPPLASRRRYFWRVRHWDERGKASQWSAPAYFETGLQPHEWRASWIGKKAGEEFQTKLPLLFGKELSAGVHARPVYLRKEFRLPAQVRQARIYVCGLGYYELRLNGKKVGDRVLDPPQTDFHKIALYSTYDVTDMLGAENALAVILGNGRHIKAFGFGHPRLILQAHIWLEDGSEVVIVSDPSWKVGYGPLMEDGIYHGERYDARLEMPGWDAPGFDDSAWEAAVAVDGPPLAAQMMPPIRVTGTRSACALWSPAAGVYVYDFGQNFTGWARLRVRGPRGTEVRMRYAELVTQEGQINTAPNQNAEATDVYVLSGNGVEYYEPRFTYHGFRYVELTGFPGVPTLEDVEARVVHSDVAPTGEFHCSNELLNQIHRNVLWGQRSNLMSIPTDCPQRDERHGWMGDAHLSAEEAILNFDMAAFYTNFLRNIQLAQQEDGGVPDIVPPYLPLAYPADPAWGSAYNIIAWYLFHYYGDQRVLETHYEALKRYVEFLRGNADGHIIRSMGKYGDWCPPGSIFPKKTGLDLTSTWYYYYDVVLLARMAEVLGKAEEAAQYNGLAQKVREAFNSEFLEEDQYRAKRLSPIDKLPNQTSNVLPLFLDMVPAEKKAAVIEKLVHSIVTEHDSHLDTGILGTCYVLDVLTDNGHAELAYTLASQDSYPSWGYMVREGATTLWERWEKLTNRGMNSQNHIMFGSVDAWFYRAIAGIRCAAPGWKKVVVKPHLFSGLSFAAGRVRTVLGTVEVAWERRDQGVTVSVRIPVGAEAEVHLPLLSQHPSVLEGGKAVLRKGKLSPRLPEGVAMARIEQDRLVLQVGSGSYRFDCE